In Nodularia sp. LEGE 06071, one DNA window encodes the following:
- a CDS encoding NAD(P)-dependent oxidoreductase — MKVAFLGTGLMGLPMAQRLLAANIELVAYNRTPEKLAPLQAAGAEIAVHPRQAIRAADCIILMLTNAAAIYHVLLSDTSWRTLEGRTVIQMGTITPTESQEIRDAVIGGGGEYIEAPVLGSIPEAKAGKLIVMVGAEPEQYQRHLKLLQNFGAEPVLVGSVGAAAGVKLALNQLIASMTTSFALSLAFVERQGIDIDLFMQILRDSSLYAPTFDKKMRRMLDGDYTNPNFPTKHLLKDTDLFISEAKSLGLDLKSIEAVRQLVQTAVKMSFANDDYSSIFSAINQWGEASGE, encoded by the coding sequence ATGAAGGTGGCATTTCTGGGAACTGGACTCATGGGATTACCGATGGCTCAACGGTTGTTAGCAGCCAACATAGAGCTAGTAGCCTACAATCGCACCCCAGAAAAATTAGCCCCACTACAGGCCGCTGGTGCAGAAATTGCCGTACATCCCCGCCAAGCAATTCGTGCGGCTGATTGCATTATTCTCATGCTGACTAACGCCGCCGCAATTTATCATGTTTTGCTTTCGGATACTTCTTGGCGAACTCTAGAAGGGCGGACTGTGATTCAGATGGGGACTATTACTCCTACAGAAAGCCAAGAAATTAGAGATGCCGTAATTGGTGGCGGTGGTGAGTATATAGAAGCTCCCGTATTAGGTAGTATTCCCGAAGCCAAAGCTGGCAAGCTGATTGTGATGGTAGGCGCTGAACCCGAACAATATCAACGCCATTTAAAGTTACTGCAAAATTTTGGTGCAGAACCTGTACTTGTGGGTTCAGTAGGAGCCGCGGCGGGTGTGAAGTTGGCACTAAATCAACTCATTGCTTCCATGACAACTAGCTTTGCTCTCAGTCTAGCTTTTGTAGAGCGTCAAGGTATCGACATAGATTTATTTATGCAAATCTTGCGCGACAGTTCACTTTATGCGCCTACTTTTGACAAAAAAATGCGGCGGATGTTGGATGGCGATTATACCAATCCCAACTTCCCCACAAAACATTTGCTCAAAGATACAGATTTGTTTATATCAGAAGCCAAATCATTAGGTTTGGATCTCAAAAGTATTGAAGCTGTGCGACAACTTGTGCAAACAGCTGTGAAAATGTCTTTTGCTAATGATGACTATTCATCAATATTTTCTGCCATTAATCAATGGGGAGAAGCGAGTGGGGAATGA